A window of Numenius arquata chromosome 6, bNumArq3.hap1.1, whole genome shotgun sequence contains these coding sequences:
- the DIO2 gene encoding type II iodothyronine deiodinase isoform X3: MGLLSVDLLITLQILPVFFSNCLFLALYDSVILLKHMVLFLSRSKSGRGQTGRRSPKLQCNPHSQGQ, encoded by the exons ATGGGTCTGCTAAGTGTGGATTTGCTGATCACGCTTCAGATCTTGCCGGTCTTTTTCTCCAATTGCCTCTTCCTTGCGCTCTATGACTCTGTGATCCTCCTGAAGCACATGGTGCTATTTCTGAGCCGGTCTAAGTCTGGGCGCG GTCAAACTGGGAGGAGAAGCCCCAAACTCCAGTGTAATCCACATAGCCAAGGGCAGTGA